DNA from Musa acuminata AAA Group cultivar baxijiao chromosome BXJ1-5, Cavendish_Baxijiao_AAA, whole genome shotgun sequence:
ACATAATGGTGCTTCATGTTTATGAAAAAAGAAACTGAAAACCTTCATAATAAATGATAATTCTCTTTCTATTTCCTGCAATACTAGCTTAATTATCTGAGAGATTTAGAGAATGAGTCGAATTCAGACATAAGACTCCGAGCAAGTGATAAGTTCCAATTAGTCTTGTTCAGCTAATTTCAGAGTAccaaaaaaagatcaaaatactTGCTGAAATGCCAACTAGCTGATTAATACTCCCAGTGTTCATGTCATGTATTCAAATGAGGATGATTTATAGTTCCAAAGGACTAATGATGCTAACATAGTTTTTATGATCAGGCAAGTGTGTGCGTGAAGATTACAGCACTTTGCCCCATCTCCTTGCTCGAGAGAGCCAGTGATCTATTGAGGTGGAAGCAGAAGGACCCCACATTTCTGCTTCCGTGGAGCACCCATTCATTTCCCATTCTTTGCGACTCCAGCCCTCTCTATCTCACCCCTTCGGTGCCAGATCCTCTGACAGAGACCCAAGAGCTTGATCTCCGATTAGCCCAGCAAAGGCTGTCAAAGATCTGCCATAGGTGTGCAGAAGCTGGTATCCCGTTGGTGATCGATGCAGAATACGCCTCGCTGCAGCCTGCAGTTGATTACTTCACGTACTCAGCAGCAATACAGTTCAATCATGGAGACCAACCTATGGTCTACGGGACAATCCAGGCTTACTTGAGGGACTCCAGGGAGAGGATGGTAAACGCCGTCGAGGCCGCGGAGAGACAGGGGATCCCTCTGGGGATTAAACTAGTGAGAGGCGCTTATCTAACAAGAGAGACCAATCTGGCTCTATCTTTGGGTGTGCCGTCTCCCATCCACGGGAGCATCCAGGAAACACACCAGTGCTTCGACAATTGTGCTGCCTTCTTGCTGGAGAGGGTCAGGAGGGGATCCGGTGCAATCCTGCTTGCCACCCACAACGTTCGATCTGGTAAGTACAGAGAACACAGGGAGTTGGAAGTGTAGATCTTGCGTTGATGGTGTACCGCTACTGTGTCACAGGGCAAGCCGCTGCAGCGAAGGCAGAGGAGCTGGGAATCGGAAAGGAAGACCAGAAACTGCAGTTTGCACAGCTACTGGGGATGGCGGACGGGCTCTCTCTAGGACTCAAGAATGCAGGTTTCCAGGTGAGCAAGTACGTGCCTTTCGGGCCGGTGGAGCAGGTAATTCCATACCTCCTCAGGAGAGCCGAGGAGAACAGAGGACTCCTTTCCACCTCCACTGTAGACAGACAGCTGATAAGGTTTGTGGACTTGGTTACTTTGTTGGATGTTTCCTACTTCAAACTTGTAACATCGCATTGCTGCATGTACTACAGGAAGGAGCTCATGAGAAGACTTGCAACTGCAGTTGTTGGGAGGACTTGAAAttacacaatttttttttatttatttctcttttttttagaaaaaagaaaGATGGGGTTATTATCACCCCATGACAAACATGTTACTAAAGTATACTAAGAGAATGTATGAATAGCGTAAGTAATAGAAGATTCGATATTGTCATTTCCTAAGTTGAGTAGTATATGAAGATTTAATTGCAGACACATATGCCTTAAAAGATTGTTGTTTAGAGGTAACCGAATGCTTACAAGCTAACTACTTACTGCAAGATAAGGATTTACATTACTGAGTCAAAGACCAGAAACCAAGATTAGAGCATAGCCAAGACTGCTTTGCGGTATCCCCTCCGTTCACTCCCATCATATTCTCTCCTTCAGTCCCTTGTCTCCTCAATCCTCATAAACATCACAGCTTTATTTTTCTTGGAGtaactcttcctcctctcccccgTTTAATCCTTTTAGCCTACATTTTCGTTCTCCTTTGTCGATCTTCATCGACACATATTGAAGATCAACCATGGTGAGCTCGCTTTTCTGTCCCGAACACGAGATGAAAGAATATGTCAGTAGGTGTTCCTCAATGGGGATTGATCATGGTTTGTGTCGTTTGATATATAAGGCGAGTTCTTCGTTGGGGACGGCAGTGAATGACGAGTGCAAGCTCAAGTTCTTGGAGCTGAAGGCCTAAGAGGAGCTGAAGGATCATCATCCCCAAGATCGTGGAGAAGCTTGGCCTAACCCAAGGAGAGCGACGAAGACTTCACTGCATCGTTGCCGGCTGACGAGTGTGTTGGGTACATGGCCCCTTAATTCAGCATACGGTAGACCTTAATAACGCACAGCTTATATCAATTATTAAaatctattttttaatttttaaattttttttttgttttgatctaTTTTAATTCATGTGGTTTTGATTATAGACCACTTAGGTCTTTATAGTT
Protein-coding regions in this window:
- the LOC135674336 gene encoding proline dehydrogenase 1, mitochondrial-like; the encoded protein is MAIATKIPTKIPQTLVARYLSSASTLADQLPEAPSQPPAPTLDLSDTRQLFASVPTATLLRSLANLSTLAAGPIVDLGAAALRAAAAAPEGRLLPAAVLGVARATVHRHFCAGEGFEEAGRAVEAMWAEQGLRSILDYGMEDAEDSAACDRNLDGFLRTVEMASSLPPISASVCVKITALCPISLLERASDLLRWKQKDPTFLLPWSTHSFPILCDSSPLYLTPSVPDPLTETQELDLRLAQQRLSKICHRCAEAGIPLVIDAEYASLQPAVDYFTYSAAIQFNHGDQPMVYGTIQAYLRDSRERMVNAVEAAERQGIPLGIKLVRGAYLTRETNLALSLGVPSPIHGSIQETHQCFDNCAAFLLERVRRGSGAILLATHNVRSGQAAAAKAEELGIGKEDQKLQFAQLLGMADGLSLGLKNAGFQVSKYVPFGPVEQVIPYLLRRAEENRGLLSTSTVDRQLIRKELMRRLATAVVGRT